In Pseudorasbora parva isolate DD20220531a chromosome 9, ASM2467924v1, whole genome shotgun sequence, the sequence gttgattttttttccttaTTTATAAGTGAATTTTAATTAAAAGGATCTGCCCAATGATAAAGAGTTTCAGGAGGCCTAAAATATTTATCTAAAAAAACTACGATAATGCTATGATTTTAAtattgaatataatataataacaatgaACATTATTAtccaaatatattttaaaataatttttaaacaatatattcatattagtcttttttcttgaaaaaatGAATTATTCGAAATgaattaaatgaaaaaatgttatttttctttataattgtttttttttaaagctccaAAACAATGTAATATACAGTTCACACAGATAATATATGGACTGCTGTTTatccaaaaacaacaacaccaatattaataataataataataataatagtcaaAAAAATATCTATTAATTTATTCcttatctttctttcttttttatttattatttttctttatctatttataattagttttttaatagttcccaaaaaaatgtaatatagttTATAGAGATAAGATCTGGACTGTTCGTATCCAttgtttatataaaaataacaatgatgatgataataccaataataataaacattattattgataaaaatatatatattttaagaaatataactttaaaattatttaatacatattttaatttaaataattaaaaagaaaaagtatataatttactttaaatatacatactttaaaatatactttatttataaTTAGTTTTTAAGATTTCCCAAACAATGTAATATTCATGAaacttttctttatttataatttgtatTTGAATAGTTCCAAACTATGTAATATTCATAGTTAttctttatttataattaattatgtttttttatagcCCCAATATATGTAATATTCATACAGTTCATTCAAATAAGATCTGGACTGCTGTTAACccaaaaacaacaataataatgataataataaacattattaattataaaaatatattttaagaaatatataaacaaatattttaacatttttattagttattgttcttttttatttatttatttataatttataaaaacGTGTAttacttattttctttatttataatgtattatgtTTTTTAATAGTTCCAAACCAATGGACAGATAAACTGTAAGACTGAACTAAATTGGCATTTTAAAGCTAGTCTCTGATGtgtattcatattttttagTGTCCACTCTGCCATCTGCTGGACACTCCTCTTCAAACCAGTGTTTCTTTAATGATTTAATTcaaagtataaaaaacatttatattcaCTAATAAATTCCATGACatacattaaacaaaaaaagatgaGTAAAACTGTTTAATTTCACAACCAAtaaaatttattcaattatatattacaaatatgtaCATCCTAATGTAacaagtaaatattaaaatagacatATTTTTAGAACCATAGTTCAAAAGGCATTACGTTGTAAAAAATAGGTTTCGTTGTGATCTCACATTAAAACTGTAAAAGTAAGGGGATTTTTTTTCCTATTGAGAAACCACAACaaacttttctttcttttttttctgttttttaaatGTGCGCAAGACACAAGAGACGACACGCAAGAAGTGGATGTTACTAACAGACACGAGAATGGCAGAAAAGAACCAGGACCACTTCAGTAAACCTCACCACGGTACAACTGTTCAGAAAGAGACGAACCTGCGAAAGCATGCACATTATAGAAATCACAAGTCAAGAAAACATCGGCTTTGATGGATGTCAAAGGGATAAAAGAGgagttaaaaaattaaattaaatcaaacGAAACGGAAAAAGCATTTCAAAACACATGCTTAAAGAGTTAAGCGAACATCaagaacaacagcaacaacaacaacaaagaacTTCAATGTAAAAACAACTTTGGTCCATTAAACATTAGACAAAACAAAAGTTTacaatcaaaatatttattactTTAACTTTTTCCGTCCTCTcagttttctttcattttttacaAGTTAAAAACAATAATTACATGGCTATTTACAAATGCACAATCAGTATGtataaaataagttaaaaaatgaGGAGCACAATCTATACATAATCTATGAACACTCACTGTAGAAACATGTTGGACTGAGATCTCTTTCCTAACAGAGGACCAAAATCTCTTGCTTCCCCTCCGGAGGCTGGTTTTCCGAGACTCCTCTTTTGTTGACCTGAGGTCGGCCGTTCTGGATGGCGGACCTCAGGGTTAAGTGCGTTTTAGTATAGGAGCCGATCTGGCGCTCAAAGGTGAAGTGCGTTTGGACCGGGTGCGCGTGGTCGAACCAGAACTAGAACAGCGAACACAGACTGAACCGGTGATGACAGCTAGCCTGGAAGTGCAGAGCTCGTTTgtgttatttttcttttttacttctTTTATTATAAATCTGGCGAGTCTcgtgacacacatacacacgacATACAtgcgcgcgcacgcacgcacacacacacctccaaaTCAAGTGCTTCGTGTTTATCAGCCTACACACGTCTTGACATCATCACTTGTCGTGGTCCGACAGCTACGAAACGTTTTGTTGCCTCTTTATCCCATCGCCAGGTCAGATCGGCGTCAGGTCGAAGTCGTCGTTGACCTCTACGAGAGGGATGTAGAATTCGGGAATCTCAAAAATGCTTGTAGACTTGTAAGTGGCGGGATCCAGTTCCTGCAGTTTTAGCTGCCACTCCAGACGCTGAACCGCGTTTAACGCCGCCGCTTCGTGCTGCTGACGCATCAAGAGACAAGTCTGCAGCAAAACAGAGAATCATGTCAGTTGTACAGATATAGAGACTTCAAATAGGCTCACtaaatgtcattaactcctccccctaatgtcgttccacacccgttagacctccgttcatcttcagaacacagtttaagatactttagatttagtccgacagcatatctaagtgtatgcacactttactgtccatgtccagaaagggaataaaaacatcatcagagtagttcatatgagacatcagtgggttagttagactcttctgaggcgtcgacaatacattatagtctgaaaataacaaaaactacgactttattgagcattgtcttctcttccttgtttgtgttcaatcctcaaataaagattcaaacggtcatgaatcagtgaattgattcatgattcggattgcgtgtcaaactgctgaaatcaggtgacattggcgatccaaatcacgAATCGATTCACTGAGACAATGaagaataaagtcgtagtttttgttattgttggaccaaaatgtattttctctgcttcaagagactctaattaacccactgatgtctcatatggactactttgatgatgtttttattccctttctggacatggacagtattgTGTTCCTACGCttacagaggtcttacgggtgaggaacgacattagggggagtcattaatgacatcaatttcatttttgggtgaactaaccctttaaagctccactgtgtgatattttcccccatctagtggtgtaaaggtatatgaccatccagtgaataatagtttctgttcctctcaattctgatttcgttttaactcctatggtGGCAGATTTAGTCCAAGACTATCatggcaatcctcctcttcacattcgacacggtgccatcgagtgttaaaacgcgaaaggcgaagcttgaatttatgggtatgtccctctttggctaatgtactttcaagatggaggggcaacatggcgaccagcattcgaacccctcacccgtatgtattttcaatggcatattataaacttacgagaatactttataacttgaaataagtaaatatacattaatgagcacatatatttttgaaagaactaagtgtttttagctaagaataaactaaaaaagttacacagtgtagctttaagacaggggtgtccaatcctgatcAGGGAGAGCCtctgtcctgcaaagtttagctccaacctcagttaaacacacctgaaccataCTAATCAAGGTCTTATTAGGGatatagtgttgtcaaaagtaccgaccacGATACCAAGTCGGTATTCTGTGAAGTGTCATTGatgtatatttataacatgtttgtgaagcgctggtcattgtagccaatcccagacatatttgatgagcatgtgagcacaatggccagtcagaggtgtttacgaggCTGTTCAACAGCGCTCAAAGCGGCACATTTTGACTTGGTATTGGTTTGACTTGgttggtacttttgacaacactatagGGATACAAGAAACTTCTAAGCAGGTGTGTtaaaaccaagcggcaacctcccgtgatctctcttgaagccaatacggaagtaatgtaaactgcaattcctcaactggccactagggacaggctccagaagggagcagaatctcattgagccccatgttaaaattctcaactttaaagcagaaaaaaacatgtttacagcctggtacaaattgtggttttggcttataaggctaattttgatcttcatgacaactctgaggggggtgaatttttttataactcattcgtttacgttatataaagccttaaggttctgcataattaagggcgtggttacaggtggatagccatttatctgccgtctgtagttattgcgtcacctcagctccgcgcacatcccgcctttttgctcattttctgttatccgggagtgacacgcgatgactcgctcacaagatggcaacgcccagctcgtctctactttaagcttcagaacggcttatctgaatcctatgggtgacgtcacggacactacgtccatatttttttacagtctatggttaagACAAGCTGAAGCTCAACTCTCAAGGaaagtggccctccaggactgagtttggacacccctgacTTAAGACACACTTAGTGCTAGATTTACTATCAGCTTGCTCCAGCACAAACCCTCtttcaggatttactaaagacatgcagtaaaaaatgaacgctgaaaatgtgtatttttgcGTCTGATCTTATTACATATGTATCTGTAGGAGTTTCAGACGTAAAATctatgtgaggagagtatttaaatgaatcatgggaggtgatttactaaggtttacTCTAGTCAGTTTACTGGCTTTTGCACCATTATTCAACGATAAAAACAGTCTCAAGTCTCAACAGATGAACTTTCCATTCCCATCGCCACTTTTATGGGATTGCGCTCTCACGCTAATTTGCCGTGactagtaaatctggcccttaatGTTTGAATGCCATTGCATTAGACAACAACGTTTCATTTCTCAGTTTCTCAGaacttcactgtttttatttaaagaggccatattatgcccttttaaaatgtcttgattttgtttttgggcTCTACTAGAATAGGTTTTCATACTTGAAtgttcaacaaaaaaaatcccatattgttgcagcacctctcttcccagtctgtcagtaacgctttGGCATGTGTTTACCGTACGACGCATCTCGCTGCTTAACTACTATGGAACAATGCTAcgttgaagaaatcaactagctAGTCACAAAACCGTATTGTTGCAACTTTGTAGCcctattgaaaaataaatatagccAAATGCTTTTGAAATGCATTCATTGTATGCTAAGTATAcaacaaatacatttacaaatgtaTGTGCTTAATATAAGTTTCAACACACTAATAACTAACCCAACCAGgcccgcccctttattctgcataTGCCTTGTGCAGaagaattatttaaatgaggaataatTGTAGCTTAAGTGTCCAAATACAAGTCCACATTTTGAGGCCACTTTACCCTGATACGTCTACAGATGCTAgttgttttgtattgttttgaaTAATTTGTTTCCTttaattttacatatttatctGTTTTTGTACCTTTAGCTTGTCAAACTTGTCGTCTACATCCTGAAGCCAAGACATAAACTGCCTTGCATTGAACCGATCTCTAACAGAGGTCTTCCCATCATCaccctaaaattaaaataaaaaagagattAGCAAAGATAAACCATGTTTTAAAAGAACATTCTTGTCTGATGTTGATTACAGAAAATGCACTTTGCAATgcaaaaagggaaaaaaattaatagtTAAGAATTTGTCTAAACATTTGACTGTTCTTGGAGTTTTGTCTCAATTCATCAACAACCTGTGGTTGGATGTGAAATTTAATTGTATCATActtgtataaataaaataaaagtaaaagtgtTTACTCTGGTTTAAAAAGTACCctaatttcaatttaaaataatgtcctAATAATGTGGCCATTTACCTGAACGTCCTGGGGCATGTTGTATACTTCGGCATCCAATAAGACTGTGCAGGCACTGAATGGAAGCGTCTGATTGGCTAGTGTTCTAGCAGCCCGGTAATGAACTCTCAAAACCTCCTGCTCATTGGATACAATCAGCTTTTCCTGGAAGAGCAAACATCTCAGTCATTCAATCAAGTCATCTTTAACACTAATCTAAAACTAAATAATATTTCTCTGTTATGAAATTTctctattattaaaaataatgttttttacaTGACTAcacatgaacttgaacttttgaCACAATGACTTTACCAAATTTGATGTGTGTTTAAATGGAAATTAATCAGATTAAATTTTGTAATCGCTTGACAGTCCTACTTTTTAATTttgaaatatgtatatttttttatattaatacatgTTCTCACAAATCCTCTGCAGTTCCATCATGAACCCTTTTGGGTTACACTTTAGTTCAGGAAACTGATCTAGAGACTGATGTTCAGTAAATACAGTATATTTCTATTTACCCTTTCAATGCTGTGCTGTAGTCTTAGCTTCATCCGTACGACCTCTTGCTGTTTGAACATCTCCTTCAGTGGTTCAGGTAGAGAGGGAGGTGGCGTTATCTGAAAAAGCAAACAGTACGGTGAGACTTTCAATTTTAGCATtcgtttatttttattgtttttagaCATGATTAGACAATCATGACTTTTTAACAGAATGAAAGTGGCTTACTGTTGGGATGCAGAGCTTGCTGAGAGGGTTTCCATCCAGCAGATATGACCCATTGAATGTCACATATTCATCATAGTACTGAGGTGCTTGAGGAATGACACTACAAAGTACTTTCCTCTTCTCCTCAATCTTCTTGCGGATGTGCAAGTACTCATAATATGGGTTTGCTCTCTCGGTCTGGTAAGGCTGGATCTCTTCAAGCTTCAATGCATCTACAATTGCAGCTAAGGACTGTTGCGCCTTTTCTTTGACCTGCTGTGCCGTAAGGTTCATTTGGGCCGGAGCTGAAGCCCTATGCATCTTTCGTTTCCTTGGATGGGTCACCTGTATATCAGCTTCTTCGTCAAGTAGTCGGACTTTGGATCTGGCCCCAGATGAATCTGAATCTCTCTCCACGATGGATATCGGGGAGGAACTACCTGAGGTCCCTCCACTGGGCAGCTCTGCCTGATGATCGAACGAAGCACTGCTTTGACCCTGTTCTACATTAGTCTGAAGGTCAGATTTCACAGGCTTCTCCTCGACAGCAAGTTGATCTGATGTCTCTGCATCATCCTTACTTTCAGATAGAGCTTGTGTCGTTGCACCTTCTTCTGAAGACAGCACGTTCGCCCCATCCGTTTCTGTGATTCGGTTCTTGTCCGAAACATCTTCAGACAGCTCCATGGGCTCCTCGGGGACTCTTTCTGGACTGGCACAGCGAGACACATTTGTCATTGAAACTGCATGAAGGCCTTGCTCAGGTTTCACTGGCTGAGCATCAACTGTAACCATTGGCTCACTGGAGAGCTTTGAGATACTTTCGTCTTGCACATTTGCATCACCTTTTTCAGTATCTTCTTGGAAACTGGTTGTTCTCAGCAGTGGTTTAGTAGTTTCTTCAGAGCTGGATCTACATGAACCAATAGATGGACTTGGAGTGCTTGGAGTACAACTTGTTTTGGTGAGGTTTTCCCCGCTCTTTTCCACTTTGTTCTCAGGAACAACTAAGGGTTTCTCACTTTGCTCTGGCCTCAAACTAGAGTCTGCTGTCAATATCTGTTCACCACTAGAAACTGGGCCAGTTTCCCATTGCTGGCTACTAGAATGCAAAGGTGAACTTGCGTCAGATGGATTTTGTGTGTGAGAAGACTGAAATGATGCAACAGATAGTGAAGACTCCTTGTTTGATCCCTCTGTCATTACGACACCCGGGATGTCAAGCTGACCCAGATTTGCGTGCTCTATTTGACTACTAGCATTGCAAGACTTGTTCTTCTCTTGCAAATGGGTCTGAAACACACTGTTAGCCTGTTTGAGGCTACCTAGGTCTTTTCCACTCGATTCTCGCAAGTTTGGTGAAGGTTGAACTTGAGAAAGAGGAGTGACACCTTCACCTTCATTACTAGTCAGGCTTTCGCTTTCTGGAAGAGCACTAATAAGACTTTGACTGCTCTGAGTTTCCTGAAGGGGGGACACGTTAATCTCAGTTGAATGAACGGCAGCTTGCTCGCAGCTTGGGTGTGAAACAATACTGATAATCTGAGACTCTTCTGTCGATTTTGTTTCAGCTGGTGACACCTTGGCTTCTTCATCCAAAATAGCCCTTAAGCATGGGGACGCATGCCTGCTTGATAATGGTGTGCGATTGCAGAGAGCAGTTTCGGGAAGACTGCTGGTGTCTTTATCGTGAACAGTAGGTGATCTGGAGGACTGTAAAATGAGGGAAGACTGCAGGAAAGGTGGCTGGGAATCTGAAGTGTCCATGTTTACGTCAGAATCATATTCAGTTGGTTTAGGTGTCAATGTGGTTGCGTGACAGGAATCTTCTGAACTTGCCACGGAAACCATGGACACTGATCTTGACATAAGGCCAGATTTTTCACTCTCTGGTCTTGGAGATCGATTAAGACAGTTTTCCATTACTGGACCATTCTTCCCAAGCCCCAAGGTTTTCGCATCTACTGAAAGCGTTCTTCCACTGGTGGCATCTTTCAAGATCTTCTCGCGGTGCCCATCTGGTGCTTCTGAGCTCTTTGACCGAGTTAGTTCCTTGGTTAGACAAGGTTCACCGGACGAAGAGGACGTTTTAGTTTTTTCCTTGCTTTTCTGTTTCCCAGGGTCAGTTCCTGGGCGCTGCTTTAGCCGTTCCCTTTCCTTCTGCTTGATTTTCTCTAAGTGCTTCCTGTGCCACTGTTCAATTTCCTGGTCCTTGAGACTGAGCATGCGTTCAAAGCTAGTCTTCATGAGGTCATCGTTCACCAGCCGCTTTTCTTTGGGACGAGTGTCCTTTAGAGTAGCTGCAACCTTAGATTTGGCATCCACTTCACTTGGTTTCGTCTTGCTAATTTTGCCATCCCTGTTTAGCTGGGATCGATCTTTTTCCTTTTCCTTGTGTCTGTCTCGCTCACGGTCCCGATGCCTTTCAGACTCCCGGTCCCTCTCTCTTctatctctttctttctctggaGGCTTGGTTGCCTCTTCTTTTGATTTTGATGAAATGACCTTATTGTTCTCACAAACGTAGCCTTTCTTTTCTTCCAATAACAACTTTAGATTTGAGTAGGATGAGGAAGAGGGGGTGGTCTCTTTTGATTTCTCTTTTTTCCTCTTGTCAGAATCTTTGTCCCTCTTGTCAGAATCTTTTTCCCGTTCTTTTTCTTTACTGCGGTCAGATTTTCCATGATCAGTGGTTTTTTCGGGGGCTTTTCCTTTCTTTTCAGAACATGTTTTATCTTTGTCTCTGTGGTCACCAGAAGAGTGCTCTTTCTCTGCTCTTTTGTCAAGCTTGTCCTTATTCTTCTTGTTCTCTTCATGCTTTTTCACTAAAGACGTTGTCTTGAGCTTTTCATTCTCTTTATGACTCTTATCATTGGGTGAATGTGAAACACTTGTTAATTTCTCCTTTTCTTTCCATCGATCGGTAGAGTTGTGAAATTCAGGCTTGTCAGCTAAATGTTCAGACTTTACTTTCTTGTCTTTATCTGCATGTTTCTTGTCAGACTTTTCAGACTCCCGGTCCTTTGTTGGTGGCCGCTTGTCAGTTTTCTCACGAGAGATCTTCTCTGGAGACTCCAGTTGATCTTGGTCTGCTGAATTGACAGTAATTGGTTTATCATCTACTTCTTCTTTTACTCCTGAACTGTGTAGTGAGCTGTCAGGTATTCGGCCAGAGCCAAGACTATCAGTCCGGTCATCAACTTCGTCTCCTTTGCCGTCCTTTCCACGCTCTTCTTTAAGGGGCAcatcttttttctcttttttaatgGTCTTGTCCTTTTCTCGCTCCTCTTTTGGCCTCCTGTCCTTGCTGCTACTACTGCTTGAATGCTTGTCTTTTGACGCACATCGTTCCTCTTTAATAGGTGATGAATCTGAGGACTTCAGAGGAGATCCTCCAGCAAGCATCTCACATTTGCCTGCAAGATCATCGTTTTCATCACTTTTGAAGAAGTTCTCCTTCCAAAACTCCCGATCAAACTCCATGTTCCTATGTCCGTCCTTACGTGGCTCTTTCGGCCGGTGGCGATTCCTCTCGGCCTCGTACTCCTTCCTGTACTTTTCCTTCTCCTTGTGTTTCAGCTTGTGCTTTTTTACAACTTTCCCATCTTTGTCAGTCTTCCTGAAGACAGCCTCAGAACTGTCTATACTGTTGCTTAGACTACTGTCTTTGAAAGGACTTGAACTGCCATCATCTGCATCCAAGTTAAGCTCCTTGTGGTGATGCTTGCTCTTCTCCTTGTGCTTGCAGCTCTTACTGCTAGACCCTTCTGTGCAGAAGTCAGACTCTGTGTAGTGGTTGTATTTGACACCATCCCCTGGACAGGATCCATCAGGAATCGAAACACAAGTCTTAGCGTTCTCCTGTTTCAGTGGGGTTGTCTGCTTGTCAGATTGGGTGTGGTTCAGCTTTGGGGACTTGACTACAGACAGGTGAAAGAGGTGGACCGATGTGTCATCCTTTGCACTGAATGACATTTTGAATGAATCCTCTTCCCTGACACCCTTGTCAGAATTGTCGGACACAGTCGCCGAAGAAAACAGAATGGACTTGCTGTTCTCTTTCCCTTCTTCTCGGACTTCCTGGTTCTCCTTGTTTTTGCTTTGGCTcttattctttttcttttgtttgcctttttctTTCTGTTCCACTGGCGTAAGAGTCAAGCTTTCTTTCTTAGATCTACTGTCTGTTTTGTGTCCATCCACACTGACCGACCTGGTAGGCGAGCTCCTTCTTTCTGTCGGTACCTCGGCTTCATCGCTCGAACTGTCTGAACTACAGTAGACACGGGGCGCCTTTGTTTTTTTAGACTTGCACACCAGCGGTGACTGGTCGCTTTTGCTGCCTTGTTTGGAAGCATAGTTGTTCCTTTCCTTCTCCTCCTTCTCCTTTTGCCGTAGCTCTCTCCTTAAGATGTGTCTGTCGTTAAGTGCCTTACTTAGgtcctcctcttcttcctcaTCCTTGAACTCGTATTCATCCAGCCCTGACATGGATGATGAGGCTTTCACGGTTGTCGATTTACTGTCAGAGTCCTTTTCAGCATCCGAGTACTCCAGGTTCTCGTCTACACTGGATGGATTCACCGACGGTGGGTCCTCTGATTCTGTGATATACAAAATAATGGGAAAAGGGAATTAACAAAATGCtactaaattaattttaaaagaaattaaaggAATAGACCTTATTCACAGCAGCGCCATATTTGATTTTTAACAGGAATGAAAGCCAGGCTGTGAGGGATAGACTTTCATCTCTTTAGTGGTTTGTACtgttatttaatgtgtttttggatTGTTCTGCAGAtgaaacactgcaaaaataccTTTCCAAGAAATTTCAGTAGACGAAAAACTGCCGACAATATGAGCTGTGGAAAATTATAAGTGATCTATGTAGCTATGTACAGCTTTTTACAGCGGATACCCTTGAAAACACAGTAAGTCTATTTCTCACAGCCTCGCTTTTTATAAACGTTACGGCACTGCTCTGAATAAGGTCTATATCTGgggttaaataaaaatgtatgtcagTAATGCATAACAGGAACTAATTGCAATTTTAAGaggtcatttttaaaaacaattaatttaagtactaaataaagtaaaataattaatgtCTGAGGTTATCaacagaataaaaataataatacttgaGTCGCCTTAAGACTCAATTCTTTAGGTCCACAAATAGAACAAAAAATTATCTGAATTTTGCAACAAATCACTGTTTTCATGTACTGCATAATGCAATTATTTTCTAATAATCAGAGTTAGATCTTAATTGCGTAAAATGTTTTCATGATACGAGCAGAACTCAATTTTCATTATTCTTATTGTTTGCTAATAAGTATGGTTATACCAAACTCAGATAGGCATTCATTTTTATGCACGTAATAGATATTATTCGGCGGCTTGATGATTATCGCAATGCCGGATTTGCCCATGTTGTTTCGCATTCTTTGTGCCGCCTGGATGAAG encodes:
- the ankrd12 gene encoding ankyrin repeat domain-containing protein 12 isoform X1; protein product: MAKPGSDRDGAMVEKTAGKKSKEKISPFAKTPKLDRSEILGKEGKSKSSMKRKLSFTVSPPRNEDRDSDTDDSDPGQSSDVWGERLLPPCRIYADKDVPDKKKVKKESGTKKSTPVNILFGYPLSERKQMALVMQMTARDNSPDTTPNHPSQSPAVQKKIASSSSSRQKDKVNKRNERGETPLHMAAIRGDVKQVKELISLGADVNVKDFAGWTPLHEACNLGYYDVAKVLIGAGAEVNTQGLDDDTPLHDASSSGHKDIVKLLLRHGGNAFQANKRGERPVDVADSQELEQLLKGEIPLSEPEESSSESEDPPSVNPSSVDENLEYSDAEKDSDSKSTTVKASSSMSGLDEYEFKDEEEEEDLSKALNDRHILRRELRQKEKEEKERNNYASKQGSKSDQSPLVCKSKKTKAPRVYCSSDSSSDEAEVPTERRSSPTRSVSVDGHKTDSRSKKESLTLTPVEQKEKGKQKKKNKSQSKNKENQEVREEGKENSKSILFSSATVSDNSDKGVREEDSFKMSFSAKDDTSVHLFHLSVVKSPKLNHTQSDKQTTPLKQENAKTCVSIPDGSCPGDGVKYNHYTESDFCTEGSSSKSCKHKEKSKHHHKELNLDADDGSSSPFKDSSLSNSIDSSEAVFRKTDKDGKVVKKHKLKHKEKEKYRKEYEAERNRHRPKEPRKDGHRNMEFDREFWKENFFKSDENDDLAGKCEMLAGGSPLKSSDSSPIKEERCASKDKHSSSSSSKDRRPKEEREKDKTIKKEKKDVPLKEERGKDGKGDEVDDRTDSLGSGRIPDSSLHSSGVKEEVDDKPITVNSADQDQLESPEKISREKTDKRPPTKDRESEKSDKKHADKDKKVKSEHLADKPEFHNSTDRWKEKEKLTSVSHSPNDKSHKENEKLKTTSLVKKHEENKKNKDKLDKRAEKEHSSGDHRDKDKTCSEKKGKAPEKTTDHGKSDRSKEKEREKDSDKRDKDSDKRKKEKSKETTPSSSSYSNLKLLLEEKKGYVCENNKVISSKSKEEATKPPEKERDRRERDRESERHRDRERDRHKEKEKDRSQLNRDGKISKTKPSEVDAKSKVAATLKDTRPKEKRLVNDDLMKTSFERMLSLKDQEIEQWHRKHLEKIKQKERERLKQRPGTDPGKQKSKEKTKTSSSSGEPCLTKELTRSKSSEAPDGHREKILKDATSGRTLSVDAKTLGLGKNGPVMENCLNRSPRPESEKSGLMSRSVSMVSVASSEDSCHATTLTPKPTEYDSDVNMDTSDSQPPFLQSSLILQSSRSPTVHDKDTSSLPETALCNRTPLSSRHASPCLRAILDEEAKVSPAETKSTEESQIISIVSHPSCEQAAVHSTEINVSPLQETQSSQSLISALPESESLTSNEGEGVTPLSQVQPSPNLRESSGKDLGSLKQANSVFQTHLQEKNKSCNASSQIEHANLGQLDIPGVVMTEGSNKESSLSVASFQSSHTQNPSDASSPLHSSSQQWETGPVSSGEQILTADSSLRPEQSEKPLVVPENKVEKSGENLTKTSCTPSTPSPSIGSCRSSSEETTKPLLRTTSFQEDTEKGDANVQDESISKLSSEPMVTVDAQPVKPEQGLHAVSMTNVSRCASPERVPEEPMELSEDVSDKNRITETDGANVLSSEEGATTQALSESKDDAETSDQLAVEEKPVKSDLQTNVEQGQSSASFDHQAELPSGGTSGSSSPISIVERDSDSSGARSKVRLLDEEADIQVTHPRKRKMHRASAPAQMNLTAQQVKEKAQQSLAAIVDALKLEEIQPYQTERANPYYEYLHIRKKIEEKRKVLCSVIPQAPQYYDEYVTFNGSYLLDGNPLSKLCIPTITPPPSLPEPLKEMFKQQEVVRMKLRLQHSIEREKLIVSNEQEVLRVHYRAARTLANQTLPFSACTVLLDAEVYNMPQDVQGDDGKTSVRDRFNARQFMSWLQDVDDKFDKLKTCLLMRQQHEAAALNAVQRLEWQLKLQELDPATYKSTSIFEIPEFYIPLVEVNDDFDLTPI